Proteins from one Muntiacus reevesi chromosome X, mMunRee1.1, whole genome shotgun sequence genomic window:
- the LOC136153998 gene encoding ferritin light chain-like isoform X2, translated as MSSQIRQNYSTEVEAAVNRLVNLQLQASYTYLSLGFYFDRDDVALEGVGHFFRELALFLDVQKPSQDEWGKTQDAMEAALLVEKNLNQALLDLHGLASTRGDPHICDFLENHFLDEEVKLIKKMGDHLTNLRRLAGPQAGLGEYLFERLTLKHD; from the exons ATGAGCTCCCAGATTCGTCAGAATTATTCTACCGAGGTGGAGGCCGCCGTCAACCGCCTGGTTAACCTGCAACTGCAGGCCTCCTACACCTACCTCTCTCTGGGCTTCTATTTCGACCGCGACGATGTGGCTCTGGAGGGTGTGGGTCACTTTTTTCGCGAATTGGCC CTCTTCCTGGACGTGCAGAAGCCATCTCAAGATGAGTGGGGTAAAACCCAGGACGCTATGGAAGCCGCCCTTCTCGTAGAGAAGAACCTGAATCAAGCCCTGTTAGATCTGCATGGCCTGGCTTCTACCCGCGGAGACCCCCACATCTGTGATTTCCTGGAGAACCACTTCCTAGATGAGGAAGTGAAACTCATCAAGAAGATGGGTGACCATCTGACCAACCTCCGCAGGCTGGCTGGTCCCCAGGCTGGGTTGGGCGAGTATCTTTTCGAGAGGCTCACCCTCAAGCACGACTAG
- the LOC136153998 gene encoding ferritin light chain-like isoform X1 gives MSSQIRQNYSTEVEAAVNRLVNLQLQASYTYLSLGFYFDRDDVALEGVGHFFRELAKEKREGTERLLKLQNQRGGRALFLDVQKPSQDEWGKTQDAMEAALLVEKNLNQALLDLHGLASTRGDPHICDFLENHFLDEEVKLIKKMGDHLTNLRRLAGPQAGLGEYLFERLTLKHD, from the coding sequence ATGAGCTCCCAGATTCGTCAGAATTATTCTACCGAGGTGGAGGCCGCCGTCAACCGCCTGGTTAACCTGCAACTGCAGGCCTCCTACACCTACCTCTCTCTGGGCTTCTATTTCGACCGCGACGATGTGGCTCTGGAGGGTGTGGGTCACTTTTTTCGCGAATTGGCCAAGGAGAAGCGCGAGGGCACGGAACGTCTGTTGAAACTGCAAAACCAGCGTGGCGGCCGCGCCCTCTTCCTGGACGTGCAGAAGCCATCTCAAGATGAGTGGGGTAAAACCCAGGACGCTATGGAAGCCGCCCTTCTCGTAGAGAAGAACCTGAATCAAGCCCTGTTAGATCTGCATGGCCTGGCTTCTACCCGCGGAGACCCCCACATCTGTGATTTCCTGGAGAACCACTTCCTAGATGAGGAAGTGAAACTCATCAAGAAGATGGGTGACCATCTGACCAACCTCCGCAGGCTGGCTGGTCCCCAGGCTGGGTTGGGCGAGTATCTTTTCGAGAGGCTCACCCTCAAGCACGACTAG